One Streptomyces sp. SAI-135 DNA segment encodes these proteins:
- the mscL gene encoding large conductance mechanosensitive channel protein MscL, protein MKGFRSFILRGNVVDLAVGIVIGAAFTAVVNGFVSAFLTPLVGLATGATGDMSHKTFTVGAIKFPYGTFINAAISFLLLAGALYFLVVLPINKLHERLAPHQDVQAPKRDCPECLSPVPAQARRCASCTVSLPALPVQAGETTQRAG, encoded by the coding sequence GTGAAGGGCTTCCGCAGCTTCATCTTGCGCGGCAACGTGGTCGACCTGGCCGTAGGCATCGTCATCGGGGCAGCGTTCACGGCCGTGGTGAACGGCTTCGTCAGCGCCTTCCTGACGCCACTCGTCGGGCTGGCCACGGGCGCCACCGGCGACATGAGTCACAAGACCTTCACCGTAGGCGCCATCAAGTTCCCCTACGGCACCTTCATCAACGCGGCGATCAGCTTCCTCCTCCTCGCCGGCGCCCTGTACTTCCTGGTCGTCCTCCCGATCAACAAACTCCACGAACGCCTCGCCCCGCACCAAGACGTCCAAGCCCCCAAACGGGACTGCCCCGAATGCCTCAGCCCCGTACCCGCCCAGGCCCGACGCTGCGCCTCCTGCACGGTCTCCCTGCCTGCCCTACCCGTTCAGGCCGGAGAGACGACGCAGCGCGCAGGGTGA
- a CDS encoding DUF6009 family protein, producing MCGSSATDHGRSAINALFSIAGWPSDCQALCRSGATLARTTSSDGLLAARCFKRETRSSSAKRLAEAARQRAWSTWSKPEDGGEFVGPPVVGRMGRGRLIGWANPAPTAKPRTSPTFRCRVFWLMPHDRDSRLDSETAKSAPSATIDPCTLEPRVQGCKTERASQVATLPPVTRSNLNMAMRCTRQVCISRVGIIRRRRTVFRRG from the coding sequence ATGTGTGGTTCGTCGGCGACTGATCACGGTAGATCTGCCATCAACGCCCTTTTCAGCATTGCTGGTTGGCCCAGTGACTGCCAGGCGCTGTGCCGCTCTGGAGCCACGCTCGCGCGTACGACCTCTTCTGACGGTTTGCTGGCCGCGCGCTGCTTCAAGAGGGAGACCAGATCGTCATCGGCGAAGCGCCTGGCGGAGGCTGCCAGGCAGAGGGCATGGTCGACCTGGTCGAAGCCCGAGGACGGTGGCGAGTTCGTCGGTCCGCCCGTCGTGGGGCGTATGGGACGCGGCCGCCTCATCGGCTGGGCCAACCCCGCCCCCACCGCCAAACCTCGCACCTCGCCCACCTTCCGCTGCCGCGTCTTCTGGCTGATGCCCCACGACCGCGACAGCCGGCTTGACAGCGAAACCGCCAAGAGCGCCCCCTCTGCGACCATCGACCCCTGCACCCTTGAACCCCGCGTGCAGGGCTGCAAAACCGAACGCGCTTCCCAGGTAGCCACCCTCCCGCCGGTGACGCGTTCCAATCTCAACATGGCGATGCGTTGTACCCGTCAGGTTTGCATTTCACGTGTCGGCATCATTCGTCGACGTCGCACGGTCTTTCGCCGCGGGTGA